The window CATATGGCCATACTGAGAGTGCCCTACACTTCTCTCTTTTGGCTTCTTGGCATCTTTATCCTCTACCTCCTCAGAAACTTCATGGTTACGAAATATTTCTGATAAAGCCCTTGGTTGGGAATCGCCTCCTAACCGCTGAAAGACACTTCGGGAGGTATCCCTTCCTGCAGTCCTCCGAGCTTTCTCTTGtgcctcttttctcttttgttcttcattCCTCCTGATCAGTTCATGATCTATGAGGGCTCCCGTGAGCGGTATTTCGAGTtcacactcgcattggcacTTACTGCACAGCACCCTTCCTTTGAATATGGCGGCTTTTGGATATTCAGGCAAGTTAACCCCCCCTTTATGGGTTTGTCAACcagtcttctttcttcttctcttgtgACCTTCTCTTTTCCCTTCTCCACCCAGGCCATACTGATCATATTTATAGGGGCCTCTGAGAAGGGATTCGTATGTTTATCCGTCACCGCAGCTTCTTCTAGTTGATTGGTTTTAAGCCCCCTCTTCTCCCTATCATCTTTCTCCCCAAGATGAGGTAAAGACATAGGGATAGGTGGTCTTAGAACCGGGTCATCTTCTTTTCTGGAGCCTGCAGAAGCGTTATCCAGTCTTTGTAGCATGTGCAACAAAGCAATTTGGAAATCTTCTGATCCTTTTGACATATTGCTTTGATCAAagaatcccaccgggcgtgccaaaatatgTTCGCTCCCTAAATCCGCCATGGGGCCTTGCGGGCAAGCCGGGGATTTACTTCACATACGAGATTTGtgggtgcgggcgtgccactactagatgccgctagtagacgggatttgaatgattgaggttgcgccttttgacttcaaattaagagattgtgccatttgagtgggagttgctcaaattaaggttctttgtttgccttaaaaataagggctttacttatatggagagatagaacaatatgtaaatgacaaggttgcttggaaatataaatgacagaggaaagtgactaatattgcagattgcttgtaatttatatgACTGGAAATGAGTACATAAATGCTACAAATCAGATCGATACTACAAGTGAgtagcagagctaataaacaagaaaagcaaaggaTGCTTGGCTAAAAATAAATATCTACAAGGAAGCTGATGAGCTAATTTAAGTAGAGTTTTGATTGGTTgttttgagtgtccttaattctgacttctctttctccttttataccCTTGGCTTGGCCTCAtgtagcaataatcttgcccgaatgcagtttgaaggatagtgactcatcaactatttacttgtactgccatcatAAAGTATTTTTGGACTGATTAGCTGGctagtctataccacttggcccttgggtaggtgagcaagtggtgcaaatgatctgcacctagtcgggaaaggcCCTTTCTGCTTTCTAGGTCTGGGCTGAGCTTCGggcttttccttctctttttgggccaactcccttctaagcccaaagtttaagtttcaaCCCAAACAGACCCTTTGTGAAGATCAGTCTTAAAGGCCAGTTTTGGCACCAAGTAGTTTAAGAGCGTTTATCCACGCATTTAAAATTCTGTGTTTATATCTAAATATTTGGATCCGACATAGAAGTGGTTAAAAAGTATTTTAGGCCAATAGAGAAATTTCAAGCTGATATCATGATtatgattttgaatttttctagTGCGGATTCCCTTCATATAACAAGTGTGAAACAATATAAATGCgaagaaatacaaaaataaaccAATCACTAAAACACAAGGACTTACGATGTTAACTAAATATGAGCTTTGTCGTCAAGTTGCCACAAGATTCCCaccatcaaagaagaaggagaacaaaCTCAAGCGTTTCCTCACACTCACTAGATCGATCATGATTATACTTTAACACAACTTAATACAAGTTAAGTGTCTATGCATCTACGCGCAAGTGATTCACAATCGTTGATTGGTAGGAACCAAGCATCAATCAAATCTCTTTATAGTTATgttaaatttcaagtctctTATGAAGACCAAGTACATTCCTTGAATTAGCACATAAGCAAGCAACTTAAATTTTCTTGAACTcgtcattctttttattaaataaaatgaaCGTGTTTCGCATTTTCCCCCATTCTTTTTCGGTGTCTTTTCCAATTgtattagaaatttagaagCCACCAAAGTATCTACGAACTAGAGCAAAAGATTTGCAGATAACCTAAATGCCAAGCTATATGCCAACCACATacgttcagtttttttttttttttttttttttttttacccttgtACTACCAACAACAAGAGAAGCCTTGGATTTATTGACTATTGAGTTGACCTTTGAGGGTGAGGATCTTATTCTGATTCAATTAGATCTATACCGTATCTTAAAGCCTTAAATCAATTGCAATTTGGACATTAATAAACTTCATGTGCCTCACATGCTGACACCACCTGACTTTTAGAACCTAATCAACAAACCGTCCTCAAGTTTCATGACAAActatttttaattagaaaatgTCTAAGAGATCGTATTTTATAAATCACATTATGTGACAGTTGataattgaatcctttattTAAATCATTAAAGAAAGAATTCAACTATCAACCGTCATATCTCTCATTTGTTGTAAATTTAAACTCAAAATTATGAATTGAATTGGTGGTCTTCAGTCAATTCAGTTGTCATGTTGCTTAACCTGCTGTAACAAGAAGTCTGCTTAATATGCTATATATGCATGAAACACAAGCCCCTTTCTTAATGACTAATACGTAGTCGGtcaaatatttttcttgttttttcatATGGCCAATATTGGGAGAGTGAATGCTCCTAATCGAATACTTCACtgaaaataaaatagttattcAGCCTCTTGTGACATATATTCATATCAACTTCAAAAACAACAATATCCACTTTCTAAGTTTTGAGGACCGTATGAGGAGTTTGCAATACATCTTTTCGTATATTCTCCTGACATTTTCCTCACAAATTTAAAGAAACTGTAGATGCCCAGAAGACATCGTCACAAAAGAATCGATACGGTAGAACAACCATGTAGCTAGCCAAGAAGAAACTTGAATTGATTCCTTCAGAGTTTTACAAAAAGGGCAAGCATTTCCttcattttctaattttttttttcctttttatcttcgaacaaaatatattataagAGGACTTTGAGAGAGTTTCTGGGTTCAGCTACAAATACAAAAACCCAAAGTTCCTATGCTGCTGCTGCCGCTGATGATGTACGGTGTCATACCGTATATTAACCGTATATACTGTGAAACCAAAACGCAAAAAAAAAGACTTGCATGATCAATCGAGCAACACATCACGTGGCCACTCCTGGTTCAGATACATAGCTTATTCTGTCCACCTCTTCCCACACCAACTTTGATGTTACTTCATCGTGTTCTGGTACATACTCCTGAggccaaaaaaccaaaacatataaagatcgtacccagtgcacaaggttcccgctttacgcagggtctgggagaggtgaatgtcggctagccttactcccatttatggagaggctgctcccaagtctcgaacccaaaATTGTAAATTACGGTGTAAATTAAGGTGTAGTTAAATAACAAAAAGGGTTAGTTCGTACAAATCTTCCCTGATGAAACTATACGAAAATACATTTTCTTTCAGTAACGTGGAAGGCTCAAGCACAACTACAAAAACTAAGCAACAACTGATCTTTCCGACAAACCCTTGGTAAATCTTCTAACAAATCTAAACCTAGGTATTGATAATAGCCAACTTTAATTGAGAAACCCAATTGCATGCAACTGGTGACAAGAACGCCTTTTCCCAACCCAGCATTGTCGCCAAGGTCAGCCGGATAGGGTTGGGAAGCACCCATATTTTCAACCAGATTGAACCGGACCAACCCATAAGCATGATGTTATAGTGTGTAAAAAAATGGTTCTCGTTTTATTGTACAAAGGAAATTTCTCCATTTTTGGTTATATAAAAAATCTAAGCTAAAAGTCTACGTTGTCCAGACCATCCTTATATTGCTGAGGTCAGCACATGCATAGGATCAGTGGGAATCCATGAGCATCAATGTGGCATAGTTTGAACACTACAAGGACTTGGAGTGTACAATCCGTAACACATGAATCAGGCCCGTTAATATTTATCTTGATGATCATATTCTATTCTATGATGCATATGATATGATGAAAAGAGGCACGAAGCAGACCTCCAGTTGTCTGACCAATTGCTTGGCTGTTGGAGCAGACACGATAATGTGACGTGCAGTAGGAGAAATAAAGCCTTCATCAACGGCCTTATCGATGAAACACAACAACGAATTGTAGTAACCGTCCACATTCAAAAGCCCcaccttcaaaaaaaaaagtaattctCACTTAATTATTTAATCAATCAaccaattaattaataatatccAACTTCAAACATCCATTTAATCTCCATATTATATGAATGTTGTTCATATGTCCTCATTGTCTTGTGACCAACAACACCCTTCTTTGACCAACAACCTCTctttttttaaacctaaaaggATAAGAAATGAGAGGCTTTCTCCCATTCAAACGGAGATCCTCCAACTAATCAAACCACCTAATCTTATGCTATCTTTCCATGTGAATTAGAATTAAGTACCACGTGCATTGATTCTCTATATCAAACTTTCTCATACATCCATACCACGCAATTAGATTGACTCACATCATCACAATATCATCTCCCTTCAGCTTTGCTAGCTTAATTTGTATGGAATtatagatgagagagagagagagagagagagagtcgtgTACTTAGAAACAtgataaattaattaatcatagaCATATGATAGACTTAtttagtcatggagacaagaGACATGATAAAATATTCTTCAATATGAAGAAAATGATTGTTAATTAGTGTTTAATAGAAAATTTGAGGATATCAACAACAACCATCTACAACATCGTAACCACATTTGAACAAACAAGAAACATGGCATCATGTGAGGGATTGCTTTTTTGTAAAGTTTTGAatgatttataaaattatttttgacattCAAAACCCTTGTATAGAAAGGGGTGGATAAATATTAAGAGCATTTCTTACAGGTTTGCGGTGGATTCCAAGCTGAGCCCAGGTAATGACTTCCAGCAATTCTTCCAGGGTACCATAGCCACCTGAACATATTAATTTCAATTAAAGGGTTTTACAAAACAATTGAGAGTTGATTTGGATAATGGTTCACAACTTCACATGCACATGGATGGCTTCCAACCCTTGAACCATGTAAAATCAGAGTAATATCAACATACATCAACATTTAACAATCACCCATGCACACGAGGAAGACAAACTTTAACATTCATTAACATAAATAATGACATTTGTGACACGTCCGGTTCATGGATCAAAACCATACCAGGGAGGGCAATAAAAGCATCAGCTTGACGGGCCATCTCGGCTTTCCTTTGGTGCATATCTGAGACAGTTCTCACTTCTCCAACAGTTTCACCAGTTATCTACAATAATTTAATCAAATCAcattattaattaatcatttagAGATCGGCAAAGCCCAAAGTGATCACTTAAAACCAGCACATTTAAGTTTTTAAATGTACCTCTCTAGGCATTAGGGTCCTTGGAATAACTCTGCAAAAACAGCACATCAACATATATTTATCAGCAAACTGTTATATATTAACAAAAGAATTTACAAAAAGTTTCACATGGGCGAATAGACATATACTTGAAAATTAACTGATCAAATATTTAGCAAGAGGCATTGACCATACTAATTTTCTGGGGTTGTGTTTTATAGAACGTGTTTAAAGTTTTAGCAGATCAAGAGCCCTTACATAACAGGGAAAGCAGGCTTTTCACAAAATGCAATCACTTCCTCTAAAAGTCTCCATACTTTACTAAATAGCTTTTCCAGTTCTATAAATCTTTCTAACTGGAAGCTCCAGAGGGAACTGACATTGTAAGAACTTAAAAGGAGGTCAACTTTCAGGCTTACTTTAGATCACATTAATTTAAGTGGTTTCGAACCATGTTCATAATGTCTAGAAGACACAATAATTTTCCATAAATATGTGAACCTTTTTGTCCCAATAAGAAAAATAGAGGACAAGGGAATGCACaaatttaattatataatatggGGGAGCATTTGATCCTAGATTCCTATGTTGTCTGCCTTTGTGAACCCAGTTAATTAACATATAACTGGGACTAATTTTGCATGGTATGGTTCaattcaatagaaaataagAATGTAACCAATTTGGCCAATCATTTCATTAGGGTAACCTATGCGTGTGGTGTGTGtacgagtgagagagagagaactacAAACCCTAGGACATGGCGCCCGCCATCATGAACTGCCTGAGAAACAAGACCCATCAATCCCACGCTTCCACCACCATAGACCAGATCAATCCTTCTCTCCACCTTCAAAACACATCGAAATTCAAAACCCATCAACACGTGTCAGAAACCGAGTTcatcataaaatataaaaaaaaagaagtgcaTGATTTGATTGAAACAAACTAGAAGAGATGGCAGCAACAATAAGTAATGAAGGCAGATTGTCGAGTGTCATTCCTATTCCcttctattttgtgcggtcacaatTAAattacatcaacattttatattaatttttttataaaaataataaaatgaaaacaataagaatataaaatattatcgtgacttaactgtgaccacataAATAGAAGAGAATGAAAAAACACTCAAacgagagggcagacaatctgcctccgtAAGTAATAGTATGTTTCAGtggatggaatgaatgaatgaataaaACCCTAGCTAGCTAAAAGAGGCTATTGAgtgaaaattaattatttaaaatttttaaatcatgtgtgtatatatatatttcttgtcATGGAACCCCATAAACAAAAATCATGGAGATGAGGTTCAGTCATGGAAGCTTGTGAACACGCTTAAAAGAGTCATGATACCGAGAGAGCACGTTTGGTTCCCTCCTGGCCTGGAGAGAAAGaattaattaaaatcaaaactCAGATCATGCAAGAAAGCTGCTTAACTGACAGCCAGTTTACAGCTTGCACTCTccttcctccctctctctctctcatgccaAACATAAACCCTAATCAGGATCAATGCTAGCTAGCTCCAGGTCTTGAACAATCATAAGCCCACGTTGAACGCTTGTTTGGTTGCAACACGCTACCCtccacacccccccccccacactacTTGAGAAATAGAAGCAAACCTTGGACCTGAAATCAACCAAGTTGGCCAGAGCAGTGTCCTTCCGCTCTAAACCCAAGTTTGTATCCCCATTCCCTTAGTTTGCTTCTGTTTCTTCTTatgaaaatcaaataaaatatgGCTTTTCTGAATTCCAGGAGTAGAATCGTTTGCAGAAAACCAACATAGATTAATTTGGCATATATGCACATATATACGATTAAACAATTTCAGGAAACATTCTTTTGGTGATGAAACGTTCCAATTTGTGCGGGAATTTTGGAACCTGAAAGGATGAATATATAGGAcgaacaaaaaatataaaagaaattgaaagataaattataaaaatgaaTTGAACGTTGTTTACCAGCTCCTTCCCAAGTTCGACAGCAGCTTCTTGGTAGCTGGCTTTCTTCCCTGAACTGCTACCACAGAAAACACAAATCCTATTGAATCTCGACTTTGTctcttccatctctctctctctctctctctctctctctgtgatcTCAGAGAGAATAATGATAATGATCTTCTGAGCAAGTGAGGGAGGGGGACGGATGGTTGGGAATGAAAACAAAGTGAGTATTTGTTTATATGGGAAGAATATATAACGCCTTTGGCCAAGTAATtgacatatatatttgtgtgtatatataggcATAGGACTCTGTAGAGTCTAGAGCACTCAATTTCCCATTTGGAAGGTTGAATAAATATTAAATGTACTGAGGAATATTTTAATAGAATTGTAGAAAGTTGTTTTTCCAAGGGAGGAAAAAATAATTCAATCCGATGGGAATTTAGTAATAAGTTGGAGTAGTGATTCCATGCTTCGCATCGTCAGTTTGGGCATTACGGTTTTGGGTAATTAGGCGTGCCATATGATCAGCATTTTGGACCTTTGGGTTTccgacaaggattgtctgcccttctacTTCCATGTCCTTATGTGTcctcttgttttgtgtggtcacgattacattattttttatttatagagataataaggtaaaaataaatagtaatataaaatgttaacgtagtttaactgtgaccacacaaacaagagggCACGAGAAGGCACcgaaagtgggagggcagacaatccttatccAAAAAAAATAGCCAAATTGTTTTCTGATAGGAGatggattgtctaccctccccTTTCCATACCCTCctcatgccctcctattttgtgcagtcaagattaagccacgtcaacattttatattaatttttttataaaaataataagacaaaaaacaaatgttgacgtggtttaacatTGAccgcacaaaacaggagggtatGAGGAAGGTACAGggatgggagggcagacaatccatctccTTTTTGATATTGGCATAAAGTGTCactttagtattttattttgaaaatcaatataaatggtCTCTAAGCTTAtttatcataaattattttggtcatttcataaaaaaatctttttttaaattgagagtatttttgtctAATCGACCCCTctacttgtttttttatttaacgaAGATTTTTCTTATAATGAATAAAATGTTTGACGGTGTACAAATTCAGTGACCACTTGTATCAATTTTCAATGTTTGAGATCAAAGTGAAGAGTTGTGCTAATTTCATTTCATGcactatttttgttaaaaagtcAAAAGAGAATGTGATAAAATAAAAGGCAAATTCAAATTAAATACTAACTCTAAtaaaagttttaacgaaaactaTTATTTTCCCATCTATTTGGATTAAGAATAAATTTTGTCCCCATTGCACATAGCTCATACTTCTAAAAacgtgtgtttttttttttcaaagcatagtaaTCAATGTCAATGTAATGAAATTTTTAAATAGAAAGTATGTCACATCCCCGCCTGGTACCCCATCACATCCCGGCTCGACTCTactgtaacacgatattgtccgttttgggctccgaccacgccttcacggttttgtttctgggaactcacatgagaattTCCTAATGGGCTTAAATCAAGGCGTGCTAGCCGTCACGC is drawn from Malus domestica chromosome 14, GDT2T_hap1 and contains these coding sequences:
- the LOC103454147 gene encoding cytokinin riboside 5'-monophosphate phosphoribohydrolase LOG7, whose protein sequence is MEETKSRFNRICVFCGSSSGKKASYQEAAVELGKELVERRIDLVYGGGSVGLMGLVSQAVHDGGRHVLGVIPRTLMPREITGETVGEVRTVSDMHQRKAEMARQADAFIALPGGYGTLEELLEVITWAQLGIHRKPVGLLNVDGYYNSLLCFIDKAVDEGFISPTARHIIVSAPTAKQLVRQLEEYVPEHDEVTSKLVWEEVDRISYVSEPGVAT